The following are encoded together in the Platichthys flesus chromosome 9, fPlaFle2.1, whole genome shotgun sequence genome:
- the hs2st1b gene encoding heparan sulfate 2-O-sulfotransferase 1, translating into MGCLRIMVPSKIQLLAVLAFGVAMLFIENQIQSLEESRAKLERAMARHELAEVEHRHSESTGREISPLSEIDDMVVIYNRVPKTASTSFTNIAYDLCGKNHFHVLHINTTKNNPVMSLQDQVRFVRNVTSWREMNPGFFHGHVAYLDFSKYGVRRKPLYINVLRDPIERLVSYYYFLRFGDDYRPGLRRRKQGDKKTFDECVSSGGSDCAPEKLWLQIPFFCGHHSECWNAGSRWALEQAKHNLVNEYLLVGVTEELEDFIMILEVTLPRFFKGATELYRTGKKSHLRKTTEKKPPTKETKAKLQQSNIWKIENEFYEFALEQFQFVRAHAVREKDGELNALGQSFFYEKIYPKVN; encoded by the exons ATGGGGTGTCTGAGGATCATGGTGCCGTCTAAGATCCAGCTGCTGGCTGTGTTGGCTTTTGGAGTGGCGATGCTCTTCATCGAGAACCAGATCCAGAGTCTGGAGGAGTCACGAGCCAAACTCG AACGTGCCATGGCCAGACATGAGTTAGCTGAAGTGGAGCATCGTCACAGCGAAAGTACCGGGCGGGAAATCTCGCCACTGTCAGAAATTGATGACATGGTCGTCATCTACAACCGAGTGCCCAAGACTGCGAGCACATCCTTCACTAACATCGCCTACGACCTGTGTGGGAAAAATCACTTCCACGTCCTGCACATCAACACGACCAAGAACAACCCTGTGATGTCTTTACAAGACCAG GTGCGCTTTGTCAGGAATGTCACCTCGTGGAGAGAGATGAACCCGGGCTTCTTCCACGGCCATGTAGCTTATCTGGACTTCTCAAA ATATGGCGTGCGGCGGAAGCCCCTGTACATCAACGTGCTGCGAGACCCTATCGAGCGCCTGGTGTCCTATTACTACTTCCTGCGATTTGGAGACGACTACAGACCTGGCCTTCGCCGAAGAAAACAAGGAGACAAAAAG acctttgatgagtgtgtgtcatcGGGGGGGTCTGACTGTGCTCCTGAGAAGCTCTGGCTCCAGATCCCCTTCTTCTGTGGCCACCATTCAGAGTGCTG GAATGCAGGCAGTAGATGGGCCCTGGAGCAGGCCAAACACAACCTGGTGAATGAGTATCTGCTGGTTGGGGTaactgaggagctggaggacttCATCATGATCCTGGAAGTAACACTGCCACGCTTCTTCAAGGGCGCCACAGAGCTCTACAGGACAG GGAAGAAGTCCCACCTGCGAAAGACTACAGAGAAGAAGCCTCCCACCAAGGAGACAAAAGCCAAGCTGCAGCAGTCCAACATCTGGAAAATCGAAAATGAGTTTTACGAGTTTGCACTGGAGCAGTTTCAGTTTGTGCGTGCACACGCTGTCAGGGAAAAGGATGGAGAACTTAATGCCCTGGGCCAGAGCTTCTTTTATGAAAAGATCTACCCCAAAGTGAACTGA
- the LOC133960681 gene encoding uncharacterized protein LOC133960681 yields the protein MLTERLTAAGEEILVGLEETLSEYEDLVERSERSEREICRQRRLLDAVMQPVVRLHRAVCPADVQQLMVNKEEVPPEQQQWRPLVDQEDPEPPNIKEEPWTNQDGQKLPGLEEADIKFILTPVAVKSEEDEEKLKSSKLHPSETKNNSADCGGPEPARNSGPDGRLPPVPEDKAEESSETEDSEDDWMETMEPQTGLNTGNSKQPLSDMGCKSETKTFNCSECGTRVNHRGHLKSHEDSYRRETV from the exons ATGCTAACCGAGCGGCTCACGGCAGCGGGGGAGGAGATCCTCGTGGGCCTTGAGGAAACCTTGTCAGAGTACGAGGACCTAGTGGAGCGGTCCGAGCGTTCCGAGCGGGAGATCtgccgccagaggaggctgctcgatgcCGTGATGCAGCCCGTAgtccggctgcacagagcag tgtgtcctgcagacgtccagcaactgatggtgaataaagaagaggttccccctgagcagcagcagtggagaccccttgtggaccaggaggacccagagccccccaACATTAAGGAGGAaccgtggaccaatcaggatggacagaagcttccaggactggaggaggctgatatcaagttcatattgactcctgtcgctgttaagagtgaagaagatgaagagaaacttaaatCGTCAAAGCTTCATCCGAGTGAGACGAAGAACAACAGCgcggactgtggaggaccagaaccagccaggaactcaggtcctgatggacgttTACCCCCAGTTCCGGAGGACAAGGCTGAAGAGtcttctgagactgaagacagtgaggatgattggatggagaccatGGAACCTCAGACTGGTTTAAATACAGGAAATAGCAAACAGCCTCTAAGTGATATGGGATGTAagtcagaaacaaaaacatttaattgctctgagtgtggtacaAGAGTTAACCACAGGGGCCATCTAAAATcacatgaggattcatacagaagagaaaccgtttag